Genomic window (Candidatus Wallbacteria bacterium):
GATACCGAAAATCATTGTCACAATGCCGATGATCAGAAGCCATTTCTGGCCCAGTGCTATTTCCAGCTTGAAATCATCCATTTCATACTCGCTCCTGAGCTTTTTGATAAACTCAGAGTCAAAGCTTCGTCCGCAGGATAGGCAGCGCTCTGTGTAAATTTCGATCGTTTTTCCGCAGAATGGGCAGTTCATGTTACCCTCCTCTTCAGAAAATAAGACATTGTCACAAGCAGATCTGACATGATCATGCTTTCTGAACCAAAGGCATTCACCCCCTTTTTTATTGAATGAACGCTCACTTATTTATATTATTACTCTAAAAGAGAAAGATGTCAAGCAGCACCGGGAGACCCAGTGGTTCGCCACTAGATTAATTTTAAATTAACATTTTCTCTGATCATGGTTATCATTTGTACATGCCTGCAAACAGCCTGCTCAGAATCGCCTTTTTATCAGATACGCACCTTGGCTTTGACTATCCTGTCAGGTCTGAAAACCACCAGGGCCGCAGGGGCAAGGATTTTTTCGATAACTTCGAACTTGCCCTGCAGATTTCGGTTGACAGATCAGCAGACTTGATCATTCATGGCGGCGACTTCTTTTTTAGAAGTAAAATTTCCAATAAAATCGAACAGATGGCCTTTTCAATGCTTTCGCGTTTCATGAGGCACAGGATTCCATTTCTGATCATTCCAGGCAATCATGAACGCTCCCGCCTGCCTCTCTCTCTCCTGCTGCAGCATCCTGATCTGCATGTGTTTTCTGCTCCTGAGTCAATCAGGCTGAAGATCAGAAATCTAAGCCTCAGGATTGACGGGATTCCTTTCATTGGGAACGGGGTCAGAGACAAGTTCAGCGGAATCATTGCAGCTTTCAAACAGGATCAGGTCAAGGCTGACTTCAATCTGCTCTGCCTGCATGAATCAATTGAAGGAGCGCAGGTCGGACCTTCAAACTTTACCTTCAGGTATGGACCGGATGTGATCAGAGCCTGCGATCTGCCTGACGGATATGACTGCATTCTGGCAGGCCACATCCACAGGTCTCAAGTGCTTGCGCATCAGTCAGGCGACAGGCTGATCCCTGTGATTTATGCCGGATCAATAGAACGCACTTCATTTGCTGAAAAAAACGAGCAGAAAGGATTTTACCTGTTGGAACTGGAGCAGGAGAAACTCCCAAGCCTGAAATACGAATTCAGTCCTCTGCCTGCCAGGGAAATGATCAGTCTGGATCTGAATAGCTCTGACCCGGTTGATCTCAAATCCAGGTTTAAGCAGATGTTCGAAAGTCTCCCCTGCCGCTCGATAGTGCGGATATCATGCGAAAATATCCCGGATTCCGGAATCATCAAAGAAGCTGCGCCTGATCAGATGATAATCCAGCTCAATCGCAAAATCTACTATAAAAAAGGCATCCAGAGCGATGGCTGTGTTCTGCCTGAATCTGAAAAACTTCCCGCTTTACCCGAACTACCTGGTGTCTATATCTTCTACGGAAATACAGATAAAATAATTTATATTGGGAAATCCGTGAATCTGAAGAACAGGGTACGCAGTTATTTCAGCACACCCAGGGATAAAACAGTCGCACAGAAGAAGAAGATCAAAGTCAGCCGGATCGAAACAATCACCGTTGAATGCGAACTTGAAGCCTTGCTGCTTGAGGATTCCCTGATCAAGAAGCATCGTCCGCTTTACAACATCAAACAGAAGAACTGCTCAGAATATGTTTATCTTGCAATGACTTGCGGATCATTTCCATGTCTCCGCATCATAGGATTGAATGATGCAGGGAATTACGCTGAGTATTTCGGCCCCTTTAAGGACAGGTTCCTGGCTGAACAGATCCGGGAAATCTGCTCTGCTAATCTGAAATTCAGGAACTGCGTCAGCGATGTCCCGGCAAACAGATGTTTTTATTATGGGATCGGGAAATGCTCAGGTCCCTGTTTTCAAAAGATCAGCAGAGAGCAGTATCAGGAAATCAGCAGCCAGGCGACCGATTTTTTAAATGGCAGCTCCGGGTTGATCCGCAGCAGGATTGAAGAGAGGATGCAGGCCCATTCGGAAAAGCAGGAATTCGAACTGGCAGAGAAGCTGAAACAATTGTCTGAATTCTGCGAAAGATTCTGCCAGGCCCAGGTCTTTATCCGGAATTTCAGGCAGCAGAACCTGGAAATCAGATTTGCTGATTTCAGCCTGCTGTTCGAACACGGCAGATTCACAGGCAGGCGGAATGATTCTGAGGCTAAATCCCTGCAAGCCGAAGACCCCAGATTCATGCTGGAGCGGGCTCTGATTGTAAAAAACTGGGTCACAGCCCACAAAGACCTCTGCACCTGCATTTTTTCCGGATGACTGAAATATCTTACGGAGTATAGACAAGGCGCAGGCCGAGGTCATCGCATTTTCCAGTAGGTACGAGCGAATCGCGGAAAGCTGATCTGCAGCACCGTGCGAAGCTGCGCCAGGAACCGCCCCTGATCACCCGGTTGTCGTCCAGGTATTGGCCTGGAGGATCGTTTTTCGGGCTGCCTGAGTAATATTCAGGGGAATAGCAGTCAGCACACCATTCCCTGACGCTGCCGCTCATGTCGTAGAGACCCCATCCGTTTGGCAGCTTCTGCCCTACATCCTGGGTTTCATCAAAATTCAAGTCACTGAACAGACAGTAATCCCCCTTGATCTTATCTCCCCAGTAATACAATGTATTGCTGCCAGAGCGGCAGGCAAATTCCCATTCCGCTTCAGTGGGCAGACGATAAGTTCCCTTTCCAGCCAGATTCAGGGCTTTGATGAATTCCTGACAGTCAGCCCATGAGACCAGTTCGACCGGCTTCTGCATCCCCTCGAAACAGGATGGATTTGATCCAAGCACCGCAGTCCACTGGGCCTGGGTCACCTCATATTTCCCGATCCAGAAGCTTTTCGTGATGTTTACTTCATGGCTGGGATGTTCGTCGTTCTCTCCCTGTCCGGCAGGGCTTCCCATCCAGAATTTCCCCGCAGGTATGAAGCAGAACTCCATCTTCACCTCAGGCGTTATTTCAACGGCCATTCCGGTTCCTGCTTCGGCTGTTGAGACAGTCACTTGCCTGGCTGCGGTTTCAGAGCCTGCATAAACCGAAGTGACAGCTGCAAAAAATAATAAAATCCAGATCTTCAATTCTGTATCCTGTAACTGTAATCAAGGGTTCCGTTCCCGATCATGAAAATCCAGTAACCCTGGCAGGGAGTCAGGGAATTCAAGGTGGAAAACCCGATGCTGCCGGTGTTCATGAAAGTGCGGAATCCTTCAGGCCCGTCAACTGTTGTGCGATAAAAACCCATGATGTATCTGGCGCTTGCTCCATTCACCAGCGGAGCATTGAAGATCGAATCGATCACAGTGTAGGTCTGGCTGAGCTGCTGTGGAAGAGGTTTTTTATCGATCCAGTAGCCAGCCAGATTCCAGCCGGCAAACAGGTTGATCCGGCTGTCCGTCTGGATCGGAACCCCTGAAACTTCCAGGGTCTCGTCTCCTGTCATGTAGATCCAGTAGCCGTGATATCCGTCCATGGTGAGCAGAGTGCTGAACTGCCTGAGATTATCGATGTTCATATAAGTCTTGAAACCTTCGTTTTGAAGGTCAGTCGGGTTACGCATGAATCCCATCACATATCTCAGCCTGGTCAGATCACGGAAAATCACCTCTATGCTTCCCTGCTGAGGGGTCAGGCCCAGAGAAATCAGATTCCAGCCGGATTTCAGGGGGATCTGATTCGAAGAAGCGCCCTGCTCTGCTGCTGTTTTGAAATACCAGACATCGGATCTGGCTCCTGTGCTGCCTGTGTCTCCCCCGCCGATCACCCAGATGTATCCTCCGAAGGCAATTGCAGTCTGGCCGGTCCTTGGGCTGAACCCGGCGTTTTCCTGATATTTAACCCAGTTCGCTCCATCCGTGGAATACCAGATGTCGTTGAGAGGAGTGCTCGAGTCAGGCCCGCCGCCGATCAGCCAGATCCTGTCATTGTATACTACACAGGAATGACCTGTCCTGACTCCAAACGGAGCGGAGAGCACAGCCTGTGTCCAGTATATGCCGTCAGCCGAGCTCCAGACATCAGCACAGCCGTCTCCACCGATCACCCAGATCCTGTTGTTGAAGACTACGCTGGCATGCCCGACCCTGTGTCCGAACTGGGCTGTGATGGTGGCTGAATTCCAGAGTACTCCTTCTGAAGAATACCAGACCCTGGAATCATTGTTTTCACCGCCGATGATCCACATTTTCCCGTTAAAAACCACGCTGGAATGATAGCCTACATTGCCGCTCAGCATATTGGAGGTGGATAGATTCCAGGTCCTGCCGTCAACAGAACTCCAGACATCCTTGAAGCCGCTGCCGCCGATCACCCACAGCCTGCCGTTAAAAACCAGGCAGGTGTGCCCGTTCCGGACCCCGAACTGTGCGCTCGAGGTTTCGCAGGTCCAGCTCCAGCCGTCAGCCGAACTCCAGACGTCGCTCGTCGAGCTGCCGCCGACCACCCACAGCTTGTTGTTGAAAGCCGAACCTGCAGCCCTGATCCTTGGACTGAAGCCCGGATCCTCCCTGGCGCTGATCCAGTCGGATCCCTGGCTCAAAATGTGCACAGTCAGGGTCCGGGCTGCGGTTACAGAATTGAAGGTATATCCGGCTGTCAGCTCCGCGTTCCCGGGGATTCCGGGTGCAAAGTAAGATCCGCTGCCGATGGTCCCGTATCCTGACTTGATCGACCAGTTCAGGCTGCAGACCGATCTGGAGCCGTCGATAAAAATGACTTCAGTAGTGGGTTCAAGGAGGCAGGACTGATTGGTACAAAGGGTGATTTCCGTTGTTTTCAGGCTGAATGAGGCAGGCACTTTCACCCTGGTATATACTGCCAGGCTGCGTCTGAAGGTCTCTGTCTGGTAAGTGTAGGCCGCTGAAAGCTCAGCTGTCGCGCAGCTGCCCGGTGCTGAGTATATGAAGCCGTTGAGGTCGCCGCTGCCGTGTTCGAGCGACCATGAAAGATCTCCGCTGAGGTGAGAACCATCGCTGAAATAGATTTCAGCAGTCTGCTGGAGGGATAAAGACTGGCTTTCAGACAGAGTGACTTCAGTGGTGGAAAGAACGGTGTTCACAGGAAATCTCAGTGTGTCTTTAAACAGGCTGGGGGATTGCCAGACTTCGCTGGTGTCGATATCCTGGTCAGTGTGCCCCGCAATCGCCAGGATCCTGCCCTGGAATGCCACGCAGCACAGCTCAGTGCGGGGTGAAAATCCGCTGGCTGTTTCTTCGATCCAGCTGATTCCATCGCTGGAATGCCAGAAGTCGTTCTTCGGATTTCCGTAAATATCATTGCCACCGATCACCCACAGCAGATCGTCGAATGCTATCCCTGCGTGTCCGCCCCTGATTTCAGTCCTCCTGGGAAGGCCGTTATTCATCTGCATTGTCCAGAGACAGCCGTCAGCGGAATTCCAGAGATCCTGGTTCGCATCCCCGCCGTACAGCCAGATTTTATTTTTATAGACTGCGCAGGAATGCTTCTTATGGCTGTCGAACTGGCCTGAGACGACGGCTGTTTCCCAGTTTTTCCCGTCAGCCGAGCAATAGACCCGGCTGCCGTTGCCGTCACCGCCGATCAGCCAGAGCTTGTTGTTGAAGACAACAGCGGCATGATCCTTGATCACTCCGGAAGGAAGGTTCCGGCACTTCTGAACCCAGTTTCTGCCGTCTTCTGAAGCCCAGACATCACTGCAGCCTTCGCCGCCGATCACAAAGAGCTGGTTATCGAAAGCAAGGCAGACATGCCCGGTTCTCGGGCCGAATGGAGCGCCCGCCACTTCGCAGGTCCAGGCAGATCCGTCGCCTGAGCTCCAGACATCGCTCGCCGAGCTGCCGCCGATCAGCCAGACCCTGTCGTTGAACACAGCGCAGGCTGATTGTGACCTTGGAGAAAACCCAGGATTCAGCGTCAGCCTGTTCCATGCCCTGAAGTATTTGAAGATCCAGTTCTGGTTATTGCCTGAATCCAGGCTGGACTCTGCAATGATGCCGTTGACTGCCGCGCAATCCGCTACATCAGCCAGAGACACTTCTTCGCTGCCGTTATCCTGGAACGTGAATCTTGAACCAGGGACAGAACTTCTCAATTTAACCAGGCTGTCCGCTGAGCCTGCGATGGAGAGAGTTCCATTCAGGCCGTATGTCTTGCCTGAGAGAAAATTGAGCTGGCTGCCTGGAGTCAGGCAGGAGAGCGAATAAAACCCGATCCCAGCGGTCCCGTTAAAAGTAGCGCTGCCTCTGCAGATCACAGAACCGGAAGCAGGAGTCACGAAACAGGCGTTATTGGTGATTGCAGCATTGGGTTCAAGAATCAGATCAGCTCCATGCGGGCTGAAAGCTCCGCTGGTCAATGTCAGACGGTTTTCCACAGTGATCCCGACTGGCAGCTCGAATGTGGCATTCCCCAGAGAGGAGAATTCCAGATTGTAATAATTCCTGAGCCCGGGAATCACAATATTCCCGCCGGTTCCGATAAATTTAACCAGGCCTGAGTTGAAATCATTGTCCAGTGTCACTGATTCAGTTCCAAACGCTTGTAGAGTACCCTGATTTTCAAAAGCTCCGCTGACGGTAAAATTTTTCCCGCCCAGGCTTAACACTGCACCTGTCTCGATCGTGAGGCTGCTGACAGTCGTATTGCTGGAAAGCACAGGATCGTTTGCTGCAGCCGGGATCTCAACCTTATCGTTGACATTCGGTACATAGCCGAAACTCCAGTTGCCTCCTGTTCCCCAGTCGGTTCCCAGCGCTCCGTTCCAGGTCAGGCCGGTCGAAACAAAAGTCCAGCCGGAATTATTGCCTGAATCCTTGCTGGTGTAAGCTGTGATTCCATTGACAGCAGTGCAGTCCCGCAGATCCACGAAATTTATCTCTTCAGTCCCTGAATCGCCGAGATAGAATCTGCCACCAGGACTGGTGGAGAGAATCCTGATCAGATGGCCAGCAGTGCCGGTGATTCTCAGGCCACCCCCGATATTGTAAGTCCTGCCTGCCTGAAAAATCAGACTGCTGCCGGCTGTTGCGGCAGTCAGATCATGAAAACTGATGTCGCAAGCTCCCAGGAAACTCGCGTTTCCCAGGCAGTTTAAATTTCCCGACATGGCGATGAAACTGGAGTCATTCTCTACTGTTCCGCCGGCTGCAAGCGTGATCTGCCTGCCATTCTGGTTGAGCAACCCGGACTGCACTTCCAGGGTTGAATTGACAACGATATCTGCAGGAAGCCTGAATTCGGCGTCGCCGGCAGATGCGAAGACCAGATGATGATAATTCGCAAGATCCTTGATCGTGATAGTTCCAGTATCCTTCACAAATCTGGTCTTCCCAGAATCAGCATCATTGCCTGTGGCGAAATGGACGGACCCTTCATCGCCGTTCAGTTCCAGGGTACCGTTATTATGGAATCCCTCAGTGACCTCAAGTGAATTGCCGTTCAGTATCAGGCTGGCTCCAGCCTGGATCTCCAGGCTGTCGATTTCAACCTCAGCGGTAAGTTTCGGCTGATTCGCAGCCGGCTGGATCACGACCCTGTCTGTCATGTTGGGAAGATAGCCAAGATCCCAGTTGGACGGCTCGAACCACCCGTCAGAAGCAGTGCCGTTCCAGGTCAGCGTGGAAATAGAGAAGGTCCAGTTGCTGTTGTGGCCTGAATCCCTGCTGTGATGCGCTGTAATTCCGTTGACTGCAGAGCAGTCTGATACATCGGAATAGGAAATTTCCTCTGTACCGCAATCATTGATGCTGAAACTTACTCCCAGGCTCGAGCTCCGCAGGCGGATCAGATTGGCATTACCGCCGACAATCTTGAGCGCTCCAGCCATCCCGTATGTGCAGCCGGCCTGGAAAAGCAAAGTCTTTGCCGGGACAGTACAAACGAAGTTATTGAAATCAAAACTGCCGTTCAGCGTGAAATTCCCGGCCCCTGCCGCTTCCACTGTCCCGCTGTTATGACTGAACGTGCCGCAGTTCGCAGCAGTGACTTCGCCTGTGAAAACTGTACTGGCAGCTGCAGTGTATGTCCCGCTGTTCGTCCAGTTCCCGTAAAACAGGTGACTGCAGGCTCCGCCGCTGAAACTCCCTGCATTGCTGAAATCCCCGCTGACCTCAAGATTGAACAGGCCT
Coding sequences:
- a CDS encoding metallophosphoesterase, with the protein product MPANSLLRIAFLSDTHLGFDYPVRSENHQGRRGKDFFDNFELALQISVDRSADLIIHGGDFFFRSKISNKIEQMAFSMLSRFMRHRIPFLIIPGNHERSRLPLSLLLQHPDLHVFSAPESIRLKIRNLSLRIDGIPFIGNGVRDKFSGIIAAFKQDQVKADFNLLCLHESIEGAQVGPSNFTFRYGPDVIRACDLPDGYDCILAGHIHRSQVLAHQSGDRLIPVIYAGSIERTSFAEKNEQKGFYLLELEQEKLPSLKYEFSPLPAREMISLDLNSSDPVDLKSRFKQMFESLPCRSIVRISCENIPDSGIIKEAAPDQMIIQLNRKIYYKKGIQSDGCVLPESEKLPALPELPGVYIFYGNTDKIIYIGKSVNLKNRVRSYFSTPRDKTVAQKKKIKVSRIETITVECELEALLLEDSLIKKHRPLYNIKQKNCSEYVYLAMTCGSFPCLRIIGLNDAGNYAEYFGPFKDRFLAEQIREICSANLKFRNCVSDVPANRCFYYGIGKCSGPCFQKISREQYQEISSQATDFLNGSSGLIRSRIEERMQAHSEKQEFELAEKLKQLSEFCERFCQAQVFIRNFRQQNLEIRFADFSLLFEHGRFTGRRNDSEAKSLQAEDPRFMLERALIVKNWVTAHKDLCTCIFSG
- a CDS encoding formylglycine-generating enzyme family protein is translated as MKIWILLFFAAVTSVYAGSETAARQVTVSTAEAGTGMAVEITPEVKMEFCFIPAGKFWMGSPAGQGENDEHPSHEVNITKSFWIGKYEVTQAQWTAVLGSNPSCFEGMQKPVELVSWADCQEFIKALNLAGKGTYRLPTEAEWEFACRSGSNTLYYWGDKIKGDYCLFSDLNFDETQDVGQKLPNGWGLYDMSGSVREWCADCYSPEYYSGSPKNDPPGQYLDDNRVIRGGSWRSFARCCRSAFRDSLVPTGKCDDLGLRLVYTP